The Achromobacter pestifer genome includes a region encoding these proteins:
- a CDS encoding shikimate dehydrogenase family protein has product MKEITGATRLFGILADPIHHVKTPQRMNEHFAAIGFDGVCVPFHARPDNLAEVVAGLRRLENLGGVIVTVPHKTAILELVDDATPVARKIGAANVVRREADGKLVAHMLDGEGFVRGLQSAGVSLQGKSAYLAGAGGAANAIGFALVQAGVLRLTIANRTTAKAEDLKARILSLHPGARIDVGTADPSGHDLVVNGTSLGMKPDDALPLDASRLTPDQLVCEVIMQPKDTALLLAAQARGCKVHYGAPMLACQIELMAQMLGVAADKPAGAGR; this is encoded by the coding sequence ATGAAGGAAATCACCGGCGCCACGCGCCTGTTCGGCATCCTGGCCGATCCCATCCATCACGTGAAGACGCCGCAGCGCATGAACGAGCATTTCGCCGCCATCGGCTTTGACGGCGTGTGCGTGCCGTTCCACGCCCGGCCGGACAATCTGGCGGAGGTGGTCGCCGGACTGCGGCGACTGGAGAATCTGGGTGGCGTCATCGTCACCGTGCCGCACAAGACCGCGATACTGGAGCTGGTGGACGACGCCACCCCCGTGGCGCGCAAGATCGGCGCGGCCAACGTGGTGCGCCGCGAGGCCGACGGCAAATTGGTGGCGCACATGCTGGACGGTGAAGGCTTCGTGCGCGGCCTGCAAAGCGCGGGCGTGTCGCTGCAGGGCAAGAGCGCCTATCTGGCGGGGGCGGGCGGCGCGGCCAATGCGATCGGCTTCGCGCTGGTCCAGGCCGGCGTGTTGCGGCTGACCATCGCCAACCGCACGACGGCCAAGGCCGAGGATCTGAAGGCGCGCATCCTGTCGTTGCATCCCGGCGCCCGGATCGACGTGGGCACGGCCGACCCCTCGGGGCACGACCTGGTGGTCAACGGCACCTCGCTGGGCATGAAGCCGGACGATGCCTTGCCGCTGGACGCCAGCCGCCTGACGCCCGATCAGCTGGTTTGCGAAGTCATCATGCAGCCCAAGGACACCGCCTTGCTGCTGGCGGCGCAGGCCCGCGGCTGCAAGGTGCACTACGGCGCGCCGATGCTGGCCTGCCAGATCGAACTGATGGCGCAGATGCTGGGCGTGGCGGCGGACAAGCCGGCCGGCGCGGGGCGCTGA